One genomic region from Sulfurimonas sp. encodes:
- a CDS encoding GH1 family beta-glucosidase, translating to MLQAATYAKPKFPDDFCWGVASAAYQIEGSPDADGKGKSIWDTYSHIPGKMKNNDTGDIAIDHYRRYKEDIRLMKEMGVDAYRFSISWPRIFPNGDGMPNPKGLDFYSKLVDELLKAGIKPFATLYHWDLPQALQDKGGWQSRDTAYAFGEYAGYIAENLSDRVNNFFTINEFQNLVDMGHRGIDMVVQGKPVKIELAPGLKLNQKSLNQVAHNAVLAHGMAVQAIRASGKPGTKVGPAEVMFCGVPIIDTPENVKAAEKVTRHLNARFLDVMQTGKYCKSYLEEAGKDAPEFTDEDLKIISSPVDFIGINVYIPKMYVMASDNKAGYEEIPMNVSHPKMSSPWHTFSPEVLYWAARLTDSIWNPKEIYITENGCATSDVVDANGKVFDEDRVMYLRNAMGQLQRATSEGIPVKGNFVWSAFDNLEWTGGYGTRFGLIHVDYETQKRTPKLSAAWFKEAARCNAVV from the coding sequence ATATTACAAGCCGCAACATACGCAAAGCCAAAGTTTCCAGATGACTTTTGTTGGGGTGTCGCATCAGCTGCTTATCAGATTGAGGGCTCACCAGATGCAGATGGCAAAGGCAAATCAATTTGGGATACTTACTCACACATACCTGGTAAGATGAAAAATAATGATACTGGAGATATTGCCATTGATCACTACCGTCGGTACAAAGAAGATATACGGTTAATGAAAGAAATGGGAGTAGATGCTTACAGATTTTCCATATCTTGGCCTCGCATATTTCCAAATGGCGATGGGATGCCAAATCCAAAAGGGCTTGATTTTTATAGTAAACTTGTTGACGAATTGCTCAAGGCTGGCATTAAGCCATTTGCTACGCTATATCACTGGGATTTGCCACAAGCACTTCAAGATAAAGGAGGATGGCAATCTCGTGATACTGCTTACGCATTTGGAGAGTATGCTGGTTATATTGCTGAAAATCTAAGTGATAGAGTAAATAACTTCTTCACAATCAATGAGTTTCAAAATCTTGTCGACATGGGACACCGTGGTATAGATATGGTAGTTCAAGGCAAACCTGTTAAAATTGAGCTCGCACCAGGCTTAAAGCTCAATCAAAAATCGCTGAATCAAGTTGCTCACAATGCCGTACTTGCTCATGGTATGGCAGTCCAAGCAATACGTGCATCAGGAAAACCTGGCACTAAAGTTGGACCAGCAGAAGTGATGTTCTGTGGTGTGCCAATAATTGATACACCTGAAAATGTTAAAGCAGCCGAGAAAGTGACGCGACACCTAAACGCACGATTTTTAGATGTTATGCAAACTGGTAAATATTGCAAATCGTACCTCGAAGAAGCTGGCAAAGATGCACCAGAATTCACAGATGAAGACTTAAAAATAATCTCTTCTCCAGTAGATTTCATAGGTATTAATGTATATATACCAAAAATGTATGTTATGGCATCTGATAATAAAGCAGGTTATGAAGAAATACCCATGAATGTATCTCATCCTAAGATGTCATCACCTTGGCATACATTTTCACCAGAAGTACTTTACTGGGCAGCTCGCCTAACAGACTCAATATGGAATCCAAAGGAAATTTATATTACCGAAAATGGTTGTGCTACAAGTGATGTGGTAGATGCTAATGGCAAAGTTTTCGATGAAGATCGTGTTATGTACTTGCGTAATGCAATGGGGCAATTGCAAAGAGCAACTTCAGAGGGCATACCAGTAAAAGGTAACTTTGTATGGAGTGCATTCGATAATTTGGAGTGGACAGGTGGCTATGGTACACGTTTTGGCTTAATACATGTAGACTATGAAACGCAAAAACGTACTCCAAAATTGAGTGCAGCTTGGTTCAAAGAAGCTGCAAGATGCAATGCGGTAGTATAA